The following are from one region of the Sorghum bicolor cultivar BTx623 chromosome 2, Sorghum_bicolor_NCBIv3, whole genome shotgun sequence genome:
- the LOC8084045 gene encoding 18.8 kDa class V heat shock protein, whose product MPTSSPRNLEQQVASNSDGSTEQQPLSHARYLSRPDGRLLATEQNRFRPLAMDYYYPMEMEEHPGFFRPAQLPWQWQWQWQWRLFSLLSSQPPELLPPRRPPANHVRWEETAAAHLFSASLPGVRKEEIRVEVEDARYLVIRTELDDDDDAGARSFGRKFRLPGMVDVDGIAAAYAHGVLTVTVPRMHTRARPVAGVLGAGPARDHAARAA is encoded by the exons ATGCCGACCAGCAGCCCTCGCAACTTGGAGCAGCAAGTTGCATCCAATTCAGACGGGAGCACGGAGCAGCAGCCACTGTCTCACGCGCGCTATTTGAGCAGACCTGACGGCCGATTACTAGCCACAGAACAGAACAGGTTCCGTCCGCTCGCCATGGATTATTATTACCCAATGGAAATGGAGGAGCATCCAGGATTCTTCCGGCCGGCGCAGCTGCCAtggcagtggcagtggcagtggcagtggcGCCTCTTCTCCCTCCTCTCGTCCCAGCCGCCGGAGCTGCTCCCGCCGCGGCGCCCCCCGGCCAACCATGTCCGCTGGGAGGAGACCGCCGCCGCGCACCTCTTCTCCGCAAGCCTCCCTG GCGTGCGCAAGGAGGAGATTCGGGTGGAGGTGGAGGACGCCAGGTACCTCGTCATCCGCACCGAgctggacgacgacgacgacgcgggcGCGAGGAGCTTCGGCCGGAAGTTCCGGCTGCCGGGGATGGTGGACGTGGACGGCATCGCGGCGGCGTACGCCCACGGCGTGCTGACCGTGACGGTCCCGCGGATGCACACCCGGGCCAGGCCTGTTGCCGGCGTCCTCGGCGCCGGCCCGGCCCGCGACCACGCGGCCCGGGCGGCCTGA
- the LOC8084044 gene encoding uncharacterized protein LOC8084044 codes for MAAALGTLVVMSAAVAALATEWRVAATAAAEAANEVLRAHQLPTGITAFHHDTATGRFEAQLEVPCTARFEVGLRYNTTVTGVISPGQIAAISGVAAQDLLMWFPVHDIKVDIPSSGFIYFNVGVVKKHLPLAVFDAPPACTPDPLLRTVPQRLEDVGEDGLAMGATASDR; via the coding sequence ATGGCGGCCGCGCTGGGGACGCTGGTGGTCATGTCGGCGGCGGTAGCAGCGCTGGCGACGGAGTGGCGcgtggcggcgacggcggcagcAGAGGCGGCGAACGAGGTGCTCCGCGCGCACCAGCTGCCGACGGGGATCACGGCGTTCCATCACGACACGGCCACGGGGCGGTTCGAGGCCCAGCTGGAGGTGCCCTGCACCGCGCGCTTCGAGGTCGGCCTGCGCTACAACACCACCGTCACCGGGGTCATCAGCCCCGGTCAGATCGCCGCCATCTCGGGCGTCGCCGCGCAGGATCTCCTCATGTGGTTCCCCGTCCACGACATCAAGGTCGACATCCCTTCCTCCGGCTTCATCTACTTCAACGTCGGCGTCGTCAAGAAGCACCTCCCGCTCGCCGTCTTCGACGCGCCGCCGGCCTGCACGCCCGACCCGCTCCTCCGCACCGTCCCGCAGCGGCTGGAGGACGTGGGCGAGGACGGATTGGCCATGGGCGCCACGGCGTCCGATCGATGA
- the LOC8080124 gene encoding DEAD-box ATP-dependent RNA helicase 32 — protein MRRPKRRAAAKQTRLREVDEICLLNEWIDAGKPLPRTKPPPLSQSAGPAPAAGEHPEYGACTLFDELPLSQKTKDGLRKAGFTEMSEIQRAALPHALCGRDVLGAAKTGSGKTLAFVIPVLEKLYRERWGPEDGVGCIILSPTNDLAGQIFEVITTVGQFHNFSGGAIVGKRKGIELEKEHVNSLNILVCTPGRLVQHLNETANFDCSQLQLLVLDEADQILDHGFRSQVDAIISQIPKVRQTLLFSATQTKSVKDLARVSLRDPEYISVHEEAKTATPDTLEQYAMIVPLEQKLNMLWSFIKRHLNSKTIVFLSSVKQVKFVYEIFKKLRPGIPLKCMHGRMKYEVQQAIVADFNETTSVLFSTDISSRGLDIENVDWVVQVDCPENIDNYIHRVGRTARYNKKGKSLVFLCPEEEAMLEKLKATESKIPIHIRKPKAEQLEQISQNIASVLVKFPSLQDLGKRAFVTYLKSIYLQKDKKVFDLSRFSAEQFAAYAASLGLPVTPKIRFISHKKNVSKKDMEDSDMKQMKSSSKREVIITPKINSDLSVCDGDDDILYPKKPTADTNMDYRLDDVLHPKEPATDTNVTGLERPFKKKKLKINVNRPSGTRVKYDDEGNAIPPLASVAEEISLEPVVHKDKISQRYAEMLREMREHDKEDKLEHKKSLREKKLQKKLKLKRKRQEETEAGSEEDSGSESDRGQDTANKGKKRYFSDGEDNDAAKDGDVLAQQEALALKLLSKMHS, from the exons ATGCGCCGCCCGAAGCGCCGCGCCGCGGCGAAGCAGACTCGCCTGCGGGAGGTCGACGAGATTTGCCTCCTCAACGAATGGATTGACGCCGGCAAGCCCCTCCCGCGCACCAAACCCCCGCCCCTGTCGCAATCAGCGGGACCAGCGCCGGCGGCCGGGGAGCACCCGGAGTACGGCGCGTGCACACTTTTCGACGAGCTACCGCTGTCGCAGAAGACCAAGGACGGGCTGCGGAAGGCGGGGTTCACTGAGATGAGTGAGATCCAGCGCGCCGCCCTGCCCCACGCGCTCTGTGGCCGCGATGTCCTCGGCGCGGCCAAGACCGGCTCCGGCAAGACCCTCGCCTTTGTCATCCCT GTTTTAGAGAAGCTGTACAGAGAGAGATGGGGTCCAGAGGATGGTGTGGGCTGCATTATTCTCTCCCCCACAAATGATTTGGCTGGGCAGATTTTTGAGGTGATCACAACGGTGGGGCAGTTCCATAACTTTAGTGGTGGCGCCATTGTTGGTAAGCGCAAGGGTATTGAACTAGAGAAGGAACATGTGAACAGCTTGAATATCTTAGTGTGCACGCCAGGTCGGTTAGTCCAGCACTTAAACGAAACTGCCAATTTTGATTGTTCACAGCTGCAG CTGTTGGTGCTTGACGAGGCAGATCAAATTCTCGATCACGGTTTCAGAAGCCAGGTTGATGCTATCATTTCTCAGATTCCCAAAGTTAGACAAACTTTACTGTTTTCAGCTACACAAACGAAGTCAGTTAAGGACCTTGCAAGGGTTAGCCTAAGGGACCCTGAATATATAAGTGTGCATGAGGAGGCCAAAACAGCCACTCCAGATACTCTTGAGCAGTATGCCATGATTGTACCTCTTGAGCAGAAGTTAAATATGCTTTGGAGCTTCATTAAAAGGCATCTAAATTCAAAGACGATAGTCTTCTTATCTAGCGTCAAGCAG GTCAAATTTGTTTATGAAATTTTTAAGAAACTTCGTCCTGGTATTCCTTTGAAATGTATGCATGGACGGATGAAATATGAGGTACAGCAGGCCATAGTTGCAGATTTCAATGAAACTACTTCAGTTCTTTTCTCAACTGATATATCCTCTCGAGGACTGGATATAGAGAATGTGGATTGGGTGGTACAG GTTGATTGCCCAGAAAACATTGATAATTACATCCACAGAGTTGGGCGTACAGCTCGTTACAATAAGAAAGGAAAATCACTTGTATTCCTTTGTCCTGAAGAAGAAGCAATGCTTGAAAAATTGAAGGCAACCGAAAGTAAAATACCTATACATATTCGAAAG CCAAAGGCAGAACAACTGGAGCAGATATCTCAGAATATAGCCTCGGTGCTGGTTAAATTTCCCAGTCTTCAGGATTTGGGTAAAAGGGCTTTTGTTACGTATCTCAAGTCCATATACCTCCAGAAAGACAAAAAGGTGTTCGACCTGAGCAGGTTCTCTGCAGAGCAGTTTGCTGCATACGCTGCTTCGCTTGGTCTGCCTGTTACCCCCAAGATCCGCTTCATAAGCCACAAGAAGAATGTGTCGAAGAAAGATATGGAGGACAGTGATATGAAACAGATGAAATCCAGCTCCAAACGTGAAGTTATCATCACTCCAAAGATCAACAGTGATTTATCTGTGTGTGATGGAGATGATGATATCCTTTATCCCAAGAAGCCCACTGCAGATACTAATATGGACTACAGACTTGATGATGTCCTTCACCCCAAGGAGCCTGCCACAGATACAAATGTGACCGG ACTTGAAAGACCCTTCaaaaagaagaaactgaagATAAACGTGAACAGGCCATCGGGAACAAGGGTCAAGTATGATGATGAGGGCAACGCCATCCCGCCTCTCGCATCTGTCGCTGAAGAAATATCTTTAGAACCTGTGGTTCACAAGGATAAAA TTTCGCAGCGGTATGCAGAGATGTTGAGAGAAATGCGGGAGCACGACAAGGAGGACAAGCTCGAACACAAGAAGAGCTTGCGGGAGAAGAAGCtgcagaagaagttgaagcttaAGCGCAAGAGGCAGGAAGAGACTGAAGCAGGGTCAGAGGAGGATAGTGGCTCAGAATCAGACAGAGGCCAAGACACAGCCAACAAGGGTAAAAAGAGGTACTTCAGTGACGGCGAAGACAATGATGCTGCAAAGGACGGTGACGTTCTCGCCCAGCAGGAGGCGTTGGCACTGAAGCTCCTGAGTAAAATGCACAGTTAG
- the LOC8080125 gene encoding condensin-2 complex subunit H2 has protein sequence MDSGGGEVGSTGGRFPILQANRDPESNWELDVAKSLEEYLLKICSGEVSGEDGAHSVNFAEAALLLQGSVQVYSRKVEYLYSLVLHVLEFLSQKKQDQLENGLVQANQNDPSMIPSEEDDIFMGLDDVPVETRTSLDNNVNRDDLQRKNVRPPANLLVFEGDCLDSEASELDTYLLATCDFYGDFLLLDPCDAPAIFDFLQGKHSGKENSVAHPGSSAPSKSRANVFSSPNLRSAGTGRKSAAGKVLGGLDPTQENPDQSTQGTSPDNNHWSDPVEPSFADDVEMPNPDYIEDPVGDYSDDEDPWKPLNPHEPGNLKIRPYRRVKGSPRGVIGTQKKKTLTFLFPMAKMDGVVIPEHAKSFEAQQCQQEEHYEKFLRSFEFGEENPNVFGDLKDDNGSNTGINFDDDDPDMPNDIDVDPDVPAYPDEPIAATPNGTQDDIDTHASLDDLCRSHLNALLASIAEVEKQSEMDARVSTWKERIEDALEEQDKNPPFDIGSYGEQILDTLSSRTDNTGTASFSEIVSGRPKYEVARTFSALLQLVNGRSVDLDKGQATNELVCYTAENPFHVRLIGPNRRPEMEARFARKRVKSPLQNTGKSGGSSLAQHECSKKPLHKNGKIPVKTAIRLTPDGKRRRRSATHLMQPINLEYSG, from the exons ATGGACAGCGGCGGCGGGGAGGTTGGCTCGACCGGCGGGAGGTTCCCCATTCTGCAGGCGAACAGGGACCCCGAGTCGAATTGGGAGCTGGATGTTGCCAAGAGCCTCGAGGAGTACCTGCTCAAGATCTGCTCAGGGGAGGTCTCCGGCGAGGACGGGGCCCACTCCGTCAACTTTGCCGAAG CGGCGTTATTACTCCAAGGATCGGTTCAAGTGTACAGTAGGAAGGTGGAATACTTGTACTCATTGGTGCTTCACGTGTTAGAGTTCCTCTCGCAAAAGAA GCAGGATCAACTGGAAAATGGCTTGGTTCAAGCTAATCAAAACGACCCTAGCATGATTCCCAGTGAAGAAGATGATATATTTATGGGGTTAGATGATGTCCCAG TGGAAACAAGGACATCTCTGGATAACAATGTCAATCGAGATGATTTACAAAGAAAAAATGTGAGGCCACCAGCAAATCTACTGGTGTTTGAAGGGGACTGTCTGGATAGTGAAGCGAGTGAGCTAGACACATATTTG TTAGCAACATGTGATTTTTATGGAGATTTCCTTCTGCTGGATCCTTGTGATGCACCAGCTATTTTTGACTTTCTGCAAGGAAAACATTCTGGTAAAGAAAATAGTGTGGCTCATCCAGGCAGTTCAGCACCTTCTAAAAGCCGAGCCAATGTTTTCAGTTCCCCAAATTTAAGATCAGCGGGCACAGGTCGTAAATCGGCCGCTGGAAAAGTCCTAGGAGGTCTAGATCCAACCCAGGAGAATCCGGACCAATCAACTCAAGGAACCAGTCCGGATAACAACCATTGGTCTGATCCTGTCGAACCTAGCTTTGCTGATGATGTTGAAATGCCTAACCCAGATTATATAGAGGATCCTGTTGGAGATTATTCTGATGACGAGGATCCATGGAAACCTTTGAATCCACATGAACCTGGCAACCTAAAGATCCGGCCTTACAGGAGAG TGAAAGGTTCTCCACGGGGGGTTATTGGCACTCAGAAAAAGAAAACTCTCACATTTCTATTTCCTATGGCAAAGATGGATGGCGTCGTCATACCTGAACATGCTAAATCTTTTGAAGCACAGCAGTGTCAGCAGGAGGAACATTATGAAAAG TTTTTGAGATCATTTGAATTTGGAGAAGAAAATCCCAATGTGTTTGGAGATTTGAAAGATGACAATGGATCAAATACTGGCATTAattttgatgatgatgatccagacaTGCCAAACGACATAGATGTTGATCCTGATGTTCCAGCATATCCTGACGAG CCTATTGCTGCAACTCCCAATGGTACACAGGATGACATAGATACACATGCAAGCCTTGACGACTTGTGTCGGTCACATCTG AATGCTCTCCTTGCCAGCATCGCTGAGGTTGAAAAGCAGAGTGAGATGGATGCTCGAGTTTCAACATGGAAAGAAAGAATTGAGGATGCCTTGGAAGAGCAG GATAAAAACCCACCTTTTGATATCGGTTCATATGGGGAGCAAATTCTTGACACACTTTCATCTAGAACTGACAATACAGGAACTGCATCTTTTAGTGAGATTGTTAGCGGCAGACCAAAGTATGAGGTTGCCAGAACATTCTCTGCCCTTCTCCAGCTG GTGAATGGCAGAAGTGTTGATCTGGACAAAGGACAAGCCACAAATGAGTTGGTGTGTTACACAGCAGAGAATCCATTCCATGTAAGGCTCATTGGTCCCAACCGGAGGCCAGAAATGGAGGCACGCTTTGCTCGGAAGAGAGTCAAGTCGCCACTGCAAAATACAGGCAAAAGCGGTGGGTCCTCCCTGGCACAGCATGAGTGCTCCAAGAAGCCGTTGCATAAAAATGGCAAGATTCCAGTCAAGACAGCGATCAGGCTTACTCCAGATGGGAAGCGAAGGCGAAGGTCAGCCACTCACCTAATGCAGCCGATCAATCTGGAATACAGCGGATGA